DNA from Oryzisolibacter sp. LB2S:
CGGAGACATTCCCGATGACCACTCCTCCCTCCCCCGCTGCACGGCATCTGGCCGCCCAGCAGGCCGCGTTCCGTGCCGAGGGCCCGGTGCCTGCCAGCGTGCGCCGCGAGCGCCTGCAAGCCGTGATCGACATGCTGCTCAAGCACACGGATGCCCTGTGCGCCGCCATTGGCGAGGATTTTGGTGGCCGCCCCCCGGTATTTACCCTGAGCAACGACATCCTTGGCTCTTTGGCCTCGCTCAAGCACGCGCGCGACCACCTGGAGGGCTGGATGGGCGACGACGCCCGCCCCAGCGTCGCCCCGTTCGACAACTTCGGCGCCACCGCCTGGGTGCGCTATCAGCCCAAGGGCGTGGTCGGCATCGTCGGCACCTGGAACGCGCCGCTGTTCACACTGCTCTCGCCCCTGGCCAGTGTGCTGGCCGCGGGCAACCGCGCGGTGCTCAAGCCCTCGGAGGTGGCCCCCAGCACCGCCGAGGTGCTGGCCGCCGCCGCGCGCGACTGCCTGGACCCCACCGTGGTGGCCGTGGTCACGGGCGACGCGGCCGTGGCCGCCGACTTCTCCGCCCAGCCCTGGAACCACCTGGTGTTCACCGGCTCCACCACCGTCGGCAAGAAGGTCATGGAGGCGGCCGCCAAGAACCTCGTGCCCGTGACCCTGGAGCTCGGCGGCAAGTCGCCCGTGCTCATCGGCCAGAGCGCCGACATCCGCAACGCCGCAGAGCGCATCGCCGTCGGCAAGAGCCAGAACTCGGGCCAGCTGTGCGTCTCGCCCGACACGGTGTGGGTGCACCGCACGCAGC
Protein-coding regions in this window:
- a CDS encoding coniferyl aldehyde dehydrogenase; the protein is MTTPPSPAARHLAAQQAAFRAEGPVPASVRRERLQAVIDMLLKHTDALCAAIGEDFGGRPPVFTLSNDILGSLASLKHARDHLEGWMGDDARPSVAPFDNFGATAWVRYQPKGVVGIVGTWNAPLFTLLSPLASVLAAGNRAVLKPSEVAPSTAEVLAAAARDCLDPTVVAVVTGDAAVAADFSAQPWNHLVFTGSTTVGKKVMEAAAKNLVPVTLELGGKSPVLIGQSADIRNAAERIAVGKSQNSGQLCVSPDTVWVHRTQLEPLIAALQEVYSGLYPDLATNADVTPVVNAHHFARVESYVADAGARGARVVMAGDWPSAEGAARRKMPLRLVINPAADSEIARHEIFGPAMVLRTFEQMADAVHEINQGERPLALYYFGQDAAEQQWVLDHTLSGGVSINDVAMHPALHDAPFGGVGASGMGHYHGREGFLEFSHQRAVYSAGAHDPRREWGMLPPYQPQFEQMLRAALTP